Proteins found in one uncultured Desulfuromonas sp. genomic segment:
- a CDS encoding ABC transporter ATP-binding protein gives MLIDVADISKAYAQGDKGESTPAVEGLSFAVAEGEFVCIIGPSGCGKSTLLNMLAGFIAPDRGTICFDGHRINCPDPQRAVVFQDAILFPWMNLRRNLELGLKAAGATKSQLHHIVNDSLALVDLKCSQKAYPHQLSGGMKQRAALARVLALQPRLLLMDEPFSALDAETREHLQDQLLKICAQRRQTVVFVTHSVEEAAYLADRVIIMGHPPNRCYATLRIQRELARSRTDKQQRANILRLRAALRDFCRQVPDGANAPQV, from the coding sequence ATGTTGATCGACGTTGCTGACATCAGCAAAGCTTATGCGCAAGGCGATAAAGGCGAATCAACACCGGCGGTGGAGGGCCTTTCCTTTGCCGTTGCCGAAGGGGAATTTGTCTGTATCATCGGGCCAAGTGGCTGCGGTAAATCAACACTGCTCAACATGCTCGCCGGGTTTATCGCGCCGGACCGGGGAACCATCTGTTTTGACGGGCACCGGATTAACTGTCCCGATCCCCAACGAGCCGTTGTTTTTCAGGACGCCATTCTGTTTCCCTGGATGAACCTGCGCCGTAATCTCGAGTTGGGACTCAAAGCCGCCGGCGCGACAAAATCGCAATTGCACCACATTGTCAACGACAGTCTTGCTCTGGTTGATCTGAAATGCTCTCAGAAGGCTTATCCGCATCAGCTTTCCGGCGGCATGAAGCAACGGGCGGCATTGGCCCGGGTGCTGGCCCTGCAGCCACGGCTGTTGCTGATGGATGAACCTTTCAGTGCCCTTGATGCCGAGACCCGCGAACACTTGCAGGATCAATTGCTGAAAATCTGCGCCCAGCGCCGACAGACGGTTGTTTTTGTCACCCATAGCGTTGAGGAAGCAGCTTATCTGGCGGATCGGGTTATCATCATGGGGCATCCGCCGAACCGCTGCTACGCCACGCTGCGGATTCAACGGGAACTGGCCCGCAGCCGCACGGATAAACAGCAACGGGCGAATATCCTTCGTCTGCGTGCCGCGCTCAGAGATTTTTGCCGTCAGGTGCCGGATGGCGCGAATGCGCCGCAGGTCTAG
- a CDS encoding ABC transporter permease, translating to MKADVALKTNGKKRAYENLLYGGAALLLIILGWQCVTWGVGWWRGVSFPTPFETGWKLVKMLAGEPLLGHSIYLHTFSSMGRWLGGFSIAVFSGALIGMAAGRWRTFERLTMPSVQVLQLIPGLAWIPVAILLFGIGDGATLFMIAVTAFAPIAINVAGGVKRVDEMYIRAARMLGLNNRMLFRSVLLPGALPHILSGLRVGLGSSWRVLVAAEMVVGRGTGLGYAIIQSRWTLDFAKAFVCIAIICGIGLIMERVIFIPLEKRTIELWGLKREV from the coding sequence GTGAAGGCGGACGTTGCGTTGAAAACGAACGGTAAAAAGAGAGCGTATGAGAACCTGCTTTATGGTGGCGCCGCTTTACTGCTGATTATTCTCGGCTGGCAATGCGTCACCTGGGGGGTTGGCTGGTGGCGCGGTGTCTCTTTTCCAACCCCTTTTGAAACCGGCTGGAAACTGGTGAAGATGTTGGCGGGAGAGCCACTGCTGGGCCATTCAATCTATCTGCATACGTTCAGCAGTATGGGGCGTTGGCTGGGTGGTTTTTCCATCGCCGTATTCAGCGGTGCATTGATCGGTATGGCTGCCGGACGTTGGCGGACGTTTGAACGGCTGACAATGCCGTCGGTTCAGGTTCTGCAGTTGATTCCCGGTCTGGCCTGGATTCCTGTTGCCATTTTGCTGTTTGGAATTGGCGATGGCGCGACCCTGTTCATGATCGCGGTAACGGCCTTTGCGCCGATTGCCATCAATGTTGCCGGGGGCGTCAAACGGGTTGATGAGATGTACATCCGTGCGGCGCGTATGCTTGGCCTCAATAACCGCATGCTGTTCCGGAGCGTTCTACTGCCGGGGGCGCTGCCCCATATTCTGAGCGGTTTGCGGGTTGGGCTTGGCAGCAGTTGGCGGGTGTTGGTGGCCGCAGAAATGGTCGTTGGGCGCGGCACCGGACTCGGTTACGCCATTATCCAGTCACGCTGGACGCTTGATTTTGCCAAAGCCTTTGTCTGTATTGCCATTATCTGTGGTATCGGCCTGATCATGGAGCGGGTGATCTTTATTCCGTTGGAAAAAAGGACCATTGAACTGTGGGGATTGAAAAGGGAGGTGTGA
- a CDS encoding DUF5714 domain-containing protein, giving the protein MNKTNSSGLDCLTHYERFSFEETPIYVNPLAPDWFVPTTAAEAALERSRAGYVESELSDQLHLQHLLERLQPAAETAYTGRATQRQLTALKECWLHITNRCNMSCSHCLFASGEGTCAELSRADLFSAIDQAYEQGCRLFYFTGGEPLVHPDFTDACERILADDDAHLVILTNGRALTTYENWLQQQDCRRLHFQISLDGMQENHEALRGRGSFAELQRNLQWLTGLGLSAALSMSINSTNVHEMTAAVDFAAGQGIRNLHFMWLFVKGKAGRELFVAPQDIFRHARQAYECAENNGVTIDNFTIMQSQVFNFSGIRMDLNNACWESLAIGPDGAIYPTPAMVFEDDLRCGRLSDGLNQVWRHSPLMEKIRSLSVVDSPQLASDPLRFLLGGGDIDHSYLSSGTFVGQDPYLPLYRDMALYLIAREAGQFPDQESLSLRSRMGERVDECDESGESVCFTHSNCVLTLSDGDGHASIRSFYSQAAQEVNEDIVNPVHYDSELLEHIPQTARVRSYGCGSPVMDCHLQAGETLVDLGSGTGVECFIAAKQVGRQGRVYGIDMSDTMLAQANSARDTVAEKLGYANIEFKKGFLEELPLADGCSDVIISNCVINLALNKRQTFKEIARVLKPGGRLLISDIIHNTEVPLSIKLNEKLRGECIGGAMHERDLFGILEDFGFENISVVKRYLYREIKGYPFYSLTYQAFKPGPKNETSLLYRGPFAGVVTDDGHVIQRGCSTAVSLPENLPMGADVMLLDAKGQVTNFEQEMSCCCLPDCSPDPDRPQVESSHKSGCLVCGEPITILTEPKELECHYCGKRERVESCCEDGHFVCDQCHIQPAADAIRNLCLTSKEKDVVAMFQQLRLNPAFPTHGPHHHPMVPGILLAAYRNNGGNVSDEDIITGINRGTQVPGASCSFFGVDGAAIGVGIAFSVILKASPFDGTLRQAVQKIVIRVAEKIAAHPFSRCCQRECLLALQEAEAISKELTDTIIPAQNVLVCDQFKQADHCAGKRCPFFPKEKENA; this is encoded by the coding sequence ATGAACAAAACAAACTCTTCAGGTCTCGACTGTTTAACACACTACGAACGGTTCAGTTTTGAGGAAACACCGATCTATGTCAATCCGCTTGCACCCGATTGGTTTGTGCCGACGACCGCGGCTGAGGCGGCTTTAGAGCGGTCCAGAGCCGGTTATGTTGAGAGTGAGCTGTCCGACCAATTGCACCTGCAGCACCTGCTGGAGCGGCTGCAACCGGCAGCAGAGACGGCCTACACCGGACGAGCGACACAGCGTCAGCTTACAGCGTTAAAAGAATGCTGGCTGCATATTACGAACCGCTGCAACATGAGTTGTTCACATTGTCTGTTTGCTTCCGGGGAAGGAACCTGTGCGGAGCTGTCGCGCGCCGATCTGTTCTCGGCCATCGACCAGGCCTACGAACAGGGGTGTCGGTTGTTTTATTTCACCGGTGGCGAACCACTGGTTCATCCCGACTTTACCGATGCCTGCGAGCGGATTCTGGCGGATGACGACGCTCACCTGGTTATTTTGACCAATGGCCGGGCGTTAACAACGTATGAAAACTGGTTGCAGCAGCAGGATTGTCGTCGTTTGCACTTTCAAATCAGCCTTGACGGCATGCAGGAGAATCACGAGGCGCTGCGCGGTCGTGGCAGCTTTGCCGAGTTGCAGCGCAATCTCCAGTGGCTCACAGGTCTTGGTCTGTCGGCAGCCTTGTCGATGTCGATCAACAGTACGAATGTGCATGAAATGACCGCTGCCGTTGATTTTGCCGCTGGCCAGGGGATCCGCAACCTGCACTTCATGTGGTTGTTCGTCAAAGGCAAGGCGGGACGCGAGCTGTTTGTTGCGCCGCAGGACATCTTTCGTCATGCCCGGCAGGCTTACGAGTGCGCCGAGAACAACGGTGTCACGATCGATAATTTCACCATTATGCAGAGTCAGGTGTTCAATTTCAGCGGTATTCGCATGGATCTCAATAACGCCTGCTGGGAAAGCCTGGCCATCGGGCCGGATGGCGCCATCTATCCAACCCCGGCGATGGTGTTTGAGGATGATTTGCGCTGTGGCCGGTTGAGCGATGGTTTAAATCAGGTATGGCGCCACAGCCCGTTGATGGAGAAGATCCGCTCTCTGTCGGTTGTCGACAGTCCGCAACTGGCGTCCGACCCGTTGCGTTTTCTGCTTGGCGGCGGCGATATCGACCACAGTTATCTCTCATCGGGCACGTTTGTCGGCCAGGATCCGTATCTCCCCCTTTATCGCGATATGGCGCTTTACCTGATAGCGCGTGAAGCCGGCCAGTTTCCTGACCAGGAGAGCCTTTCATTGCGCTCACGTATGGGAGAGCGGGTCGATGAGTGCGACGAGAGTGGCGAATCCGTCTGCTTCACCCATTCCAACTGCGTTCTTACCTTGTCGGATGGCGATGGCCATGCCTCAATTCGCTCCTTCTATTCGCAGGCGGCGCAAGAGGTCAATGAAGACATTGTCAACCCGGTGCACTATGACAGCGAATTGCTTGAGCATATTCCGCAAACCGCACGGGTTCGCAGCTACGGTTGCGGCAGCCCGGTCATGGATTGCCATCTGCAAGCGGGCGAAACGCTGGTCGATCTTGGTTCCGGGACCGGGGTTGAATGTTTCATTGCCGCCAAACAGGTCGGCCGTCAAGGCCGGGTTTACGGCATTGATATGTCCGACACCATGTTAGCTCAAGCCAACTCAGCTCGTGACACGGTGGCTGAAAAGCTTGGTTACGCCAATATCGAATTCAAGAAGGGGTTTCTCGAAGAGCTGCCTCTGGCAGACGGTTGCAGCGACGTGATCATCTCCAACTGCGTCATTAACCTTGCACTGAACAAACGGCAGACATTCAAGGAGATTGCACGAGTGCTCAAGCCGGGAGGCCGACTGTTGATTTCCGATATCATCCACAATACCGAGGTGCCGCTGTCGATTAAGCTCAACGAAAAATTGCGCGGTGAATGTATTGGTGGTGCCATGCATGAGCGTGACCTGTTCGGCATTCTGGAAGATTTCGGTTTTGAAAATATCAGCGTTGTTAAACGCTATCTGTATCGTGAAATCAAAGGCTATCCGTTTTATTCACTCACCTACCAGGCGTTCAAACCGGGGCCAAAGAACGAGACCAGTTTGCTCTACCGTGGTCCTTTTGCCGGTGTGGTGACCGATGACGGTCACGTGATTCAGCGTGGCTGCAGCACAGCCGTCAGCCTGCCGGAGAACCTGCCGATGGGTGCGGACGTCATGCTGCTCGACGCCAAGGGCCAGGTGACCAATTTTGAACAGGAGATGAGCTGCTGCTGTCTGCCCGATTGCAGCCCTGATCCTGATCGGCCACAGGTCGAGAGCAGCCATAAATCAGGCTGTCTGGTGTGTGGTGAGCCGATCACCATTCTCACCGAGCCGAAGGAGTTGGAGTGCCACTATTGTGGTAAACGCGAGCGGGTTGAAAGCTGTTGTGAAGACGGTCATTTTGTCTGTGATCAATGCCACATTCAGCCTGCAGCAGATGCGATTCGCAACCTGTGTCTGACCAGCAAAGAAAAGGACGTTGTCGCAATGTTTCAACAGTTGCGATTGAATCCGGCATTTCCGACCCACGGCCCCCATCACCATCCGATGGTTCCGGGAATTCTGCTGGCCGCCTATCGCAACAATGGCGGGAATGTCAGTGACGAAGACATCATTACCGGGATCAATCGCGGCACCCAGGTGCCGGGAGCGTCTTGCTCCTTTTTCGGTGTCGATGGCGCGGCCATCGGGGTTGGAATCGCCTTCTCGGTGATTTTGAAAGCGTCGCCTTTTGATGGCACGTTGCGTCAGGCGGTGCAGAAAATTGTGATCCGAGTGGCTGAAAAAATTGCCGCGCACCCTTTCAGCCGCTGCTGTCAACGCGAATGTCTGCTGGCATTGCAAGAAGCCGAGGCCATTTCGAAAGAGCTGACCGACACCATCATTCCAGCGCAAAATGTTCTGGTGTGTGATCAGTTTAAACAGGCTGATCACTGTGCCGGTAAGCGGTGTCCGTTTTTCCCAAAAGAAAAAGAGAACGCGTGA
- a CDS encoding ABC transporter substrate-binding protein, with protein MKKRRNISFVVSFLGMLLLLTPLASAEKSVEPLRLAYPNKVCYEPFIVANAKGFFAAEGLNVDIKLVGGGILAAESLITGAADVAAMGDAPFLIAASRSKNVQLLTAYAAGRKMHRLVSRRELTDIKQLEGARIGIQMGSSTYGALLAWCTYVGLDVNKIQFVPLSPLDMPQAMQTGQIDAMAGSEPWPSNVEALCADTVHELTDFSALNNSFPAVCVATKQILEERKEDLDALISALHKAIEFMHEHPDETVRIVAAVTGLPSQQQRQCTYSLTWRVGFDENERASMTMTADYLKGMGKIEMIPDYSAVY; from the coding sequence ATGAAAAAACGACGTAACATATCCTTCGTTGTCAGTTTTCTTGGGATGTTGTTGTTATTGACCCCCTTGGCATCAGCAGAAAAGTCTGTTGAACCTCTTCGGCTTGCTTATCCAAACAAGGTTTGCTACGAGCCGTTTATTGTCGCCAATGCCAAGGGTTTTTTTGCTGCTGAAGGACTGAATGTCGATATCAAACTGGTTGGCGGCGGTATCCTGGCCGCAGAGAGTTTGATCACCGGTGCCGCAGATGTCGCAGCCATGGGCGACGCCCCTTTTCTCATCGCCGCGTCACGCAGTAAAAACGTGCAGTTGCTGACCGCGTATGCCGCAGGCCGCAAGATGCATCGGCTTGTTTCGCGCCGTGAGCTGACCGATATCAAACAGCTTGAAGGGGCCAGAATTGGTATTCAAATGGGGTCAAGCACGTACGGGGCACTGCTGGCCTGGTGCACCTATGTCGGGCTGGATGTCAACAAGATTCAATTCGTTCCGTTGAGCCCACTCGACATGCCGCAGGCGATGCAGACCGGGCAGATTGATGCCATGGCCGGAAGCGAACCGTGGCCGAGCAACGTCGAAGCCTTGTGTGCTGACACGGTTCATGAACTGACCGATTTCAGTGCGTTGAACAACTCCTTTCCAGCTGTTTGTGTTGCCACAAAGCAGATACTCGAAGAGCGCAAAGAGGATCTTGATGCTCTGATCAGTGCCTTACACAAAGCCATAGAGTTTATGCACGAACATCCGGATGAAACCGTGCGCATTGTGGCCGCGGTCACCGGACTTCCGTCGCAGCAGCAGCGTCAATGCACCTACAGTCTGACTTGGCGGGTTGGTTTTGATGAGAATGAACGTGCCAGCATGACGATGACGGCTGATTATCTCAAAGGCATGGGGAAAATCGAGATGATTCCTGATTACTCAGCCGTCTATTGA
- a CDS encoding GTP-binding protein yields the protein MSCRLILVGGFLGAGKTTLLAETAHKLSLQGLKVGLITNDQATHLVDTRMLVRSGAGVAEVSGSCFCCNFQGLLDAMDQLKKTFDADIVLAEPVGSCTDLSATIIQPLKDQLQSRLLISPLTVLADPIKLGAILAGGTAGLHDSAAYIYRKQLEEADLILISKVDLLTLSMVDDLLSQVRKAFPSAIVQPLSTEKNVGLDDWLDHVLHKTTAGNTLLDLDYDRYAEGEAVLGWLNARFELRATTGVWHTFADTIMTRLHQQFSERNLPIGHVKLIIESESQVVFANLTGAEIKPKIRGEITSAPHATMTINARVETCPEELRRIIRQALEQSSIGINVYQEQWNCLRPGRPEPTYRYSKRVA from the coding sequence ATGTCTTGCCGTTTGATTTTAGTCGGTGGTTTTCTGGGTGCCGGGAAGACCACGTTACTCGCGGAAACAGCGCATAAACTATCCCTGCAAGGGCTGAAGGTTGGCTTAATCACCAATGATCAGGCGACCCATCTGGTCGATACGAGAATGCTTGTCCGGTCCGGGGCCGGCGTGGCCGAAGTCAGTGGCAGTTGCTTCTGTTGCAATTTTCAAGGGCTGCTGGATGCCATGGATCAGCTCAAGAAAACGTTTGATGCCGATATTGTGCTGGCTGAACCGGTTGGTAGCTGCACCGATCTGTCAGCAACCATCATTCAACCGTTGAAGGATCAGCTGCAATCACGGCTGCTGATCAGTCCCCTGACCGTTTTAGCCGACCCAATCAAACTCGGTGCCATTCTGGCTGGAGGAACTGCCGGTCTTCACGATAGCGCAGCCTATATCTACCGCAAGCAGTTGGAAGAAGCGGATCTGATTCTGATCAGTAAGGTTGACCTGCTGACACTGTCGATGGTTGATGATCTGCTTTCCCAGGTGAGAAAGGCGTTCCCTTCAGCCATTGTTCAGCCGCTCAGTACGGAAAAAAATGTTGGATTGGACGACTGGCTCGATCATGTCCTGCATAAAACCACCGCCGGAAACACGCTTCTGGATCTTGATTACGATCGCTACGCAGAAGGGGAGGCCGTGCTTGGTTGGCTGAACGCCCGTTTTGAACTGCGCGCCACCACAGGTGTCTGGCACACCTTTGCTGACACGATTATGACCCGGCTGCATCAGCAGTTTAGCGAAAGAAATCTGCCGATCGGACATGTCAAACTGATTATTGAAAGCGAATCTCAGGTGGTGTTTGCCAACCTGACCGGAGCAGAGATTAAGCCCAAAATTCGCGGCGAGATAACGTCGGCACCCCATGCAACGATGACCATTAATGCGCGGGTGGAAACCTGTCCCGAAGAATTACGGCGCATCATCCGGCAGGCATTAGAGCAGTCCAGCATTGGGATCAATGTGTATCAAGAACAGTGGAACTGTTTGAGACCGGGCCGTCCGGAACCGACATACCGCTATTCCAAACGTGTGGCATAG
- a CDS encoding MIP/aquaporin family protein, whose translation MSVFREFLGELLGTFMLVLFGCGAVAVSVLFGSLQGLFQVALVWGLGVSLAIYLTRHLSCAHLNPAVSLAMVLGRRMRAEKLPVYLSGQFLGAFFAGVVIYLLFSPSILAFETVHGIARGSSESIRLAMIFGDYYPNPTGPAVVSLSLAMIAEAFGTFVLVLMIFALTEGCNVGRPDNALAPVFIGLTVTLVICLIAPLTQAGLNPARDFGPRLVTWLAGWGSAAFPDHCGGFFWVYVIAPVIGGQLAALFFMYLLEPAMNQVCTTCTERH comes from the coding sequence ATGAGCGTATTTCGGGAATTCCTGGGCGAGTTGCTTGGGACATTTATGTTAGTGCTGTTTGGATGTGGTGCCGTTGCGGTTTCAGTCTTGTTCGGTTCACTGCAGGGGTTATTTCAAGTTGCCCTGGTTTGGGGACTCGGAGTGAGTCTGGCCATCTATCTTACACGACACCTTTCTTGTGCTCATTTAAATCCGGCGGTCAGTTTAGCCATGGTTCTGGGGCGACGAATGCGGGCAGAGAAACTACCGGTTTATCTTAGCGGACAGTTTTTAGGCGCATTCTTCGCCGGGGTGGTGATCTATCTGTTGTTTTCGCCGTCGATTCTGGCATTTGAAACAGTGCACGGCATTGCACGAGGATCAAGCGAGTCGATCAGGCTGGCCATGATCTTTGGTGACTATTATCCAAACCCGACGGGGCCGGCAGTTGTTTCATTATCGCTGGCCATGATTGCCGAAGCATTTGGCACGTTTGTGTTGGTGTTGATGATTTTTGCGCTGACCGAGGGATGTAATGTCGGACGTCCGGACAATGCCCTTGCGCCCGTTTTTATCGGTTTGACGGTCACATTAGTGATCTGTCTGATCGCTCCCTTGACCCAGGCCGGGCTGAATCCGGCCCGTGATTTCGGCCCTCGCCTGGTCACCTGGCTGGCAGGGTGGGGCAGCGCCGCTTTCCCCGACCATTGTGGTGGTTTCTTCTGGGTTTATGTGATCGCACCGGTCATCGGCGGGCAACTTGCTGCGCTCTTTTTTATGTATCTGTTGGAACCCGCGATGAATCAGGTTTGCACGACCTGCACAGAGCGTCATTAG
- a CDS encoding DUF2064 domain-containing protein, which translates to MNIAKRQALLLFIQGEGKGKSFGFGRRMDQSIHQAMIYRTYDLLQRIHQADIVVVQDGEAPLLTGATYVPQRGSNLNECFCTALQDTFALGYERVVAVGGDIPTLDSSDIQQALHSDGVVLGPSCDGGFYLAGLGKEDVRFFNNLPWRQSHLFSHLIERLADSRRCCEQLPRRRDIDHATDGRKNASLLMKLVHVWLNVYPSIHSQSTARGQFLTDRIPEPRYSALPPPVFSLA; encoded by the coding sequence ATGAACATAGCAAAACGCCAGGCCCTGCTCCTGTTTATTCAGGGGGAGGGCAAAGGCAAATCTTTCGGCTTTGGTCGGCGGATGGATCAGTCGATCCATCAGGCGATGATCTACCGGACCTACGATCTGCTGCAGCGTATTCATCAGGCTGATATTGTTGTTGTTCAAGATGGCGAAGCGCCACTTTTAACAGGTGCCACCTACGTGCCGCAACGCGGCAGTAATCTCAATGAATGTTTCTGCACTGCCTTGCAAGACACCTTTGCTCTCGGTTATGAGCGGGTGGTGGCGGTCGGGGGAGATATTCCGACTCTCGACAGCAGCGATATTCAGCAGGCTCTGCACAGCGACGGAGTTGTTCTTGGCCCAAGTTGTGACGGCGGTTTTTATCTGGCCGGTCTGGGAAAAGAGGATGTTCGATTTTTTAATAACCTGCCCTGGCGACAATCTCACCTTTTTTCCCATTTGATCGAGCGCCTTGCCGACAGCCGTCGCTGTTGCGAGCAATTGCCACGACGCCGTGATATTGATCATGCAACAGATGGACGAAAAAATGCTTCTTTATTGATGAAGCTGGTCCATGTCTGGCTCAACGTTTACCCATCCATCCATTCTCAATCCACCGCAAGGGGTCAGTTCCTCACTGATCGAATTCCAGAGCCGCGCTATTCCGCACTCCCCCCTCCCGTATTCTCTCTGGCCTGA
- the moaA gene encoding GTP 3',8-cyclase MoaA: MKLIDSFGRQINYLRLSVTDRCNLRCKYCMSADGVAACQHSDILPYESLHLIAKAAVSMGIEKIRVTGGEPLVRNGIVPFLERLSTIDGLRHLAISTNGILLPEMAHDLFQAGVQRLNISMDSLQEDKYRHITHGGDLKKVFAGLKAAEKAGFPPPKINVVAMRGFNDDEIFDFTEMTRDYGYSVRFIEYMPTLDLADWQKQVISGQEILDRIAGKYELQEVEKGPYAGPSKDYRIAGAQGSIGIITAVSGHFCATCNRIRITSTGKAKSCLFSNHEIDLAPSLRNRSQIGVRRKLEELVENKPQCHALSIDGYEHENFLMSQVGG; this comes from the coding sequence ATGAAATTGATCGATTCTTTTGGACGCCAAATCAATTACCTGCGCTTGTCAGTGACAGATCGTTGCAACCTCCGCTGTAAATATTGCATGTCGGCGGATGGCGTTGCGGCCTGTCAGCACAGCGACATCCTGCCCTACGAAAGTCTGCACCTCATCGCGAAAGCCGCTGTTTCCATGGGAATAGAGAAAATTCGCGTCACCGGCGGTGAGCCGTTAGTGCGCAATGGAATCGTCCCGTTTCTGGAACGGCTCTCGACCATCGACGGCCTGCGACATCTGGCGATCTCGACCAACGGCATCCTGCTGCCTGAAATGGCACACGATCTGTTCCAGGCGGGAGTTCAGCGTTTGAATATCAGCATGGATTCACTGCAGGAAGACAAGTATCGGCATATCACTCATGGCGGCGACTTGAAAAAAGTGTTTGCCGGTTTAAAAGCTGCCGAAAAAGCAGGTTTCCCTCCCCCTAAAATCAACGTGGTGGCCATGCGTGGTTTTAATGACGATGAAATTTTCGATTTCACCGAAATGACCAGAGATTATGGCTATTCCGTGCGTTTTATCGAATACATGCCGACGCTGGATCTGGCCGATTGGCAAAAACAAGTGATCTCGGGGCAGGAAATTCTCGACCGTATTGCCGGTAAATATGAACTGCAAGAGGTTGAAAAGGGGCCTTACGCCGGGCCATCGAAGGATTATCGGATTGCCGGCGCTCAGGGATCCATCGGCATTATTACCGCTGTTTCAGGGCATTTCTGTGCGACGTGTAACCGCATCAGGATCACCTCGACCGGTAAGGCCAAGAGTTGCCTGTTTTCCAACCATGAGATCGATCTGGCTCCATCGCTGCGCAACCGCAGTCAAATTGGCGTCAGGCGCAAACTCGAAGAGCTGGTTGAAAATAAACCGCAATGCCATGCCCTGTCCATTGATGGGTATGAGCACGAAAACTTTTTGATGTCGCAGGTTGGTGGCTAA
- a CDS encoding flavin reductase family protein: protein MKISLGSKALAVPSPVWVIGSYGSSAQPNIMVASWASICCTTPACVAVSLRASRSTYANIVEHQAFTIGIPSRDFLIETDFVGSVSGVLVNKFFATGLTPVRSSVVDAPYVEEFPLIMECSLLHMLEIGSHTQFIGQVMDVKADEEALGENGLPSVEKIRPLIGSAGDRSYYSIGKWLGQTPLANNWLADKLFVDEKLVDVPNNEFGSLSQDNPACLKVRKS from the coding sequence ATGAAGATTTCACTTGGAAGTAAAGCGTTAGCTGTCCCTTCACCTGTCTGGGTGATCGGAAGCTATGGGTCCAGCGCACAACCTAACATCATGGTTGCTTCTTGGGCCTCAATTTGCTGTACGACCCCGGCCTGTGTTGCTGTTTCATTACGCGCCAGCCGATCGACCTATGCCAACATTGTTGAGCATCAGGCCTTTACCATCGGCATTCCATCACGGGATTTTCTGATTGAAACCGATTTTGTCGGCAGTGTTTCAGGAGTCTTAGTCAACAAGTTTTTTGCCACCGGGCTGACCCCGGTGCGAAGCAGCGTTGTCGATGCGCCCTATGTGGAGGAATTTCCACTGATAATGGAATGCTCGTTACTGCACATGCTGGAGATCGGGTCTCATACGCAATTTATTGGCCAGGTGATGGATGTTAAGGCCGATGAAGAGGCTCTGGGTGAAAACGGTTTGCCGTCGGTCGAGAAAATCAGACCACTGATCGGCAGTGCCGGTGATCGGTCTTATTACTCTATTGGAAAATGGCTGGGGCAGACACCTCTGGCCAACAACTGGTTGGCAGATAAGCTTTTTGTCGACGAGAAGCTGGTTGATGTTCCGAATAATGAATTCGGTAGTTTATCGCAAGATAACCCTGCTTGTTTAAAAGTGAGAAAATCATGA
- a CDS encoding MBL fold metallo-hydrolase, translated as MREPIEEAMESSFKILGSGAGPGVPSFFCDCCGCREARADDRCCRTRSGALLHSGNSNYLIDTSPDLRTQLVREQLDGIDGIFLTHWHFDHFGGLGEMEYYVKLDRKEPIPLYLPPSAVDSFHAAFPYLHDVLVPQPWEFGKTYTRGDVGITALPANHGIETAGFLIESEATKLAYFPDTSGLPNLTKRQVDAIDCLICDATFSDTNWFPDSHMSIAEAIELGKSIRAKNTVLTHLAIHYGNPVTVEKLNERLSDLPNVFLAHDGMLFNLSRGADEDFTWK; from the coding sequence ATGAGAGAACCAATTGAGGAAGCTATGGAGAGCTCATTCAAAATTCTCGGCTCAGGTGCTGGACCAGGCGTTCCATCGTTTTTTTGCGATTGCTGTGGATGCCGCGAAGCACGTGCGGATGATCGCTGTTGTCGGACGCGTAGCGGAGCCTTGCTCCACTCGGGCAACTCGAATTATCTGATTGATACCTCTCCGGATCTTAGAACGCAATTAGTGCGTGAGCAGCTTGACGGAATCGACGGAATTTTTCTGACGCATTGGCACTTTGATCATTTTGGTGGGCTCGGTGAGATGGAATATTACGTCAAGCTTGATCGCAAAGAACCGATTCCTCTCTATCTGCCGCCGTCCGCCGTCGACAGTTTTCACGCGGCATTTCCCTATCTGCACGATGTCTTGGTGCCACAGCCATGGGAGTTTGGGAAGACATACACACGTGGTGATGTGGGAATCACTGCGCTTCCAGCCAACCATGGGATTGAGACCGCCGGTTTCCTGATTGAGTCGGAGGCCACAAAACTTGCCTATTTCCCGGATACATCCGGTTTGCCCAACCTGACCAAACGTCAGGTTGACGCGATCGATTGTCTCATTTGCGATGCGACTTTCAGTGATACCAACTGGTTTCCTGACAGCCATATGTCCATAGCCGAGGCGATCGAACTGGGCAAAAGCATCAGGGCAAAAAATACCGTCCTGACACATCTGGCGATTCATTACGGCAACCCGGTCACAGTGGAGAAGCTGAACGAGCGCTTGAGTGATCTGCCGAATGTTTTTTTGGCGCATGACGGTATGCTGTTCAATCTATCGCGAGGGGCTGATGAAGATTTCACTTGGAAGTAA